The Acropora muricata isolate sample 2 chromosome 4, ASM3666990v1, whole genome shotgun sequence genome contains the following window.
TGTATCATTGTGTTTATCTTTGTAGGCGGTTACAGACCGAAGCCGAGACATTCTGATAGCTAAATCCTCGTTGAAGCTTTCGATTGCGATCAGTTCATCGCAGTATCGTCGATGCCTTTAATAGAGGAATACCCCTGCATCAATGACACCATCGCACCTAGCTACATTGCTTTTATATCGAGCTCACTATCTGGTGTGATGAGTTTAGTTACCATAACAGGGAACCTTCTGGTCGTGTTAGCGATCTTCATCGACCCCAACAAGGATCTCAAGTCGCCATTTAACTACTTTGTGGCCAACTTAGCAATTTGCGATCTGCTTGTTGGATTTTTAGTAGATCCTATGTCAGTGGCTTATCATTACAGCGAAGGAGCAGCAAAAAGGTTCCCTGCCAGTCGCGTTTATCTTCATATTCCTTACTTCATTTCTTGCACCGCTTCAGTTCTCAGTCTGGCAGCCTTGACAGTGGATCGATTTTGGGCGATAAGCTTTCCTATATCGTACAGGAATAAGCTGAATCCAAAGCGCGCTGGTTTTGCAGCAGCAGGAATTTGGGCTTTCTCCATTTGTTTctcgtttgtttatttttcaaccAGCTACCTCACATACGCCTTTGTCTTTGCCCACACTGTTATCATCGTCACATTTCTGGTCATGCTGCTCACATATTTCAAGATAGTTCGTCACTTTAAACTTAAAGTCAAGGAGTGGGATAGTTTAAACCTTGCCGGCGCAAAGGACAGTCAAGCGAAGAGGCAAGCTATGAAGTGGGAAGAGAAAGTCGCAAAGGCATTTTTGATCATGTTAGCTTTCTTTCTGGCGTGTTATCTTCCATCGTGTATTTGTATTTACATCACGAATCTCTGCATTTCGTGCAGTTGTATCTCAATCCACTGGGCCAGAGATGTtcattttctgtttattttggCTAATTCAGGGGTAAACCCGTTTGTTTACGCCTGGCGATTGGACAATTTCAGGAGGGCCTTTGTCAAGCTTTTGACGGCTTGCTGTGGAAAATGTCGGGGCAGAGCCGGTACGCAGAAAGAATCTCGGGATCATAATTCCGCATCAGGCTCCTCGAAGCTGGAAATGGGAGATAGTGAGGCAAAAGGAAGACAAAGACTTAACAGCTTCCTAGTCGTACTGCCTCCAGAAACAAGTGAACTGTAGACGAAATAGTATGACAGTTTCCAGCAAGTCAGATGTGGCTCAGGTTTACAATCTGGAGAATTATCAGCATTGCCTATAACTTCCCATCCAAATAACAAGTACTAAAATGTTATCCATTAGATACAAAAATGGTGTAAGGACAatggtgataataataataataattgtaataacttTTACTTCTATATTGCGCAGGTTAACAAATAGTTTGATAAAATGCTTATTACAATATGAATTATTCTAGAACTGATAAGAAAGAGACAATATAACAATATCAAAAGCAGTCATAAATAAGGTAAGTAAATACAAGGGAGAGCCAGTATGCAGGGCAGGTAAAATGAACGCGTTATCTGGAGTTTTTTTTCGCCATGGAGATTCGACattcaaaaagaaatttattatgATATATATTAAGGTGATGTGGGTTCGGGTTGCCTGCGCACAATCCACTGACAATTGACAAATCGATAGGGTAGAATTGATGTTATGTAGAAAATCTAAAAATTCATGGCTACCTGATGAATATATGATCTGAGGTGTCACCTGGAACGAATACATTGATTCAGCCGGATAAAGAGGGGCTTACCGACAGAGCAAATATAAGCAATTTCCGTCAATTGTTTTTTATATTACATCGCGTGTTCTGCTGTATGATCACGAATCCATTCATGTTAACAGAAACGCAAGTTATTCAACCGGATTTGAATAGAAAAATGTGctatgcgaaaaacgactgCTTTAAAATTTTACATCGATTGTTTTTCgtcaggagccaatgagtaggagcatgcaactccattaCATTCCTGTcgcggcgttttcatagacctatttatttttagatcgaatttcctgGGAATGAGACttccgtgggagtgccatgatcAATCACAGGAAACTAggtgacgtcactgcgtcactggaccggaactgcctttctttcccaaaagaaaaaatgtactaaaaatagatcagtctgtaaaaatgctgtgacataggtttagtatgggagttgcatgctcctactcattggctcaTGTTTTcgtcttttcttcttcttcttcttttttcttttaataattttacTAATTTACACAAAAGCGGACACGTATGTATTCCAAGATTTTTCTAATAAAGAAGTTCACTTACAAACACATACACGAGATATGCATTACAGTAGCTTGGACTGGTGTTTATTATTAACGGAAATGATGGGAAGTGTGTCACGCCActgttctgcacaacttcaaaataaaatttcaaactgAAACACAGAGAGTAAAAGTCATGAAGTGCCCCTTTAATTTCCACAGTAACCTTACTATTTATAACGAGTTTTGTCCTTAGGCGTCTCCCAGTCATTCTACTGAGGCTGTATCCGCAACTGCGATGATCTTGggatgcagggatggcgcagtggttaGAGAACTCGCCTCCCAACAATGTGatccgggttcgattcccagctctggcgtcaaatgtggattgagtttgttggttctctgctctgcatagagaggttttctccgggtactccggtttcccctctcttcaaaaaccaaaatttgacttgttaTTTTCAGTTACAGTGttcccaattagtgctccagcgttAGAaggactagacacttaaatgaAGTTCATCTCATATTTAACAAGccgctcggtaaatatccaccgaaactgaggtgaatagttgttttagtatatactaaaacagtgacATAATATACACCACCAAAACTATTCTgtaaaaaaatatcattcaacttttattttcaagtgaacaaaTGAGGTTACGcaagattaatttgcatttgtaaacaaaacctTTTAAACACGGCCAAACCAAATTTAGtcgctttctttgtgttttcaggGACTGCTTCGTCGTTAATTTGAGTGATGTCTTCGCTTGTCACCGATGCAAACCGGGACGCCATTTTTTCCCGAGTTGTTCGGTAAAGAGCAAAGGATAGTCGTAATTTGACTAACTAATCAGAGCGCGCCCTCAACGCTATACAAgcataaaacaattattctttgaaatcgaggtgaatagtggcagaatatttaccgcGCCGCGAAGCGGCCCAATTACTCCGAGAtacttgaaacaccaagatcacatTATATACTattcaaaaactcattaataatttatgaacctaacagcctatcaaaacatcgataaaacgtcacgtgcatgagcTTCATACCCTATAAAACACTCCTCCTTAATATTCTTTATAAaaagaatactgataaggcatagcttgtttttcttgtatgctaatatcttCCCCTCACAAGTTgaacctttgttcggactcccaagagacatgctttttgaggaatgttttagaagccgttcaaaaaactcgcagcacgtgttttatcgggtctaaaACCACTAGGCTGCGCCTCTTGGTTTTAAACCcaataaaacactcctgctcgttttttaaacattacattAAATTTATGAACTGTCAACGGGTGAACTCTTAGCTGCAACGAGTGAGTTTCGGTATTTGGAAAAGACGGCTCGATCTAATGAATTATTCAGTTATTTCCCTGTTATgcttttttcacacaacaagagagaaactaGGCAAAAACGAGGATCTAGATGGAGTTTCCTTTTGATGCGGCGCCCCGATATCATACTTCTGTTGCCGACTAAAATTGAGTTTTGAACTCTAACATGAAAAACCATAGCAAGTACCACAGTTAATGGTGAGCTCTTAAATAGACGACTTTGTGTGAGTTGCCGAAGAACAAACTCAAACAGTTTCCATAGAAAGTGCGGCAATAAAAGTCGATTTGCTCTCTTAGTGGTCTTTACAAAAACGTGGACTACAAATAATGCAGACGTTATTAAAAGTGATAAAACAATAACATTTATAAAAGGATCAGTGCTCGACATTTCTCTTGTTTTGCCGACTAACCAGAAATATTGCTTTAATTAAATTTGAATAAGCATTCTATTCTGGCAGTTCCTTTGTCTAGTCTAGAGTTCTGGGATTAAAGTATTTATATTGGGTTTCAAGAATTGTTAATTAACTTGGCCAAAAGACtgatcataattttgaaaaattctAATTGATAACGCCAACACCACGGTAAGGCTGTTAGCGAAAGCACAGCCTTTTCTGCGCCCGGCCCACAGTGGTGTTCCTCTCGAGTAAACAAAGCTTGCAAACGGATGGAGCGAAAGTTCAAGAAATTGCACAGTTATGACGACTGTTGCAAATTTGTTGAGCCCAAGGACATAGTTCAATCTTCGCAAGCTTTTTTAGCGCAATGCGAAAGTCTTGAAGTATCGACTCAAGTGGGCGTTCGATCGGCTGTTTGCACAAGACCTGATCGACTATCTTTCACCTCGAGGCAACTTGACACGA
Protein-coding sequences here:
- the LOC136915703 gene encoding adenosine receptor A1-like encodes the protein MPLIEEYPCINDTIAPSYIAFISSSLSGVMSLVTITGNLLVVLAIFIDPNKDLKSPFNYFVANLAICDLLVGFLVDPMSVAYHYSEGAAKRFPASRVYLHIPYFISCTASVLSLAALTVDRFWAISFPISYRNKLNPKRAGFAAAGIWAFSICFSFVYFSTSYLTYAFVFAHTVIIVTFLVMLLTYFKIVRHFKLKVKEWDSLNLAGAKDSQAKRQAMKWEEKVAKAFLIMLAFFLACYLPSCICIYITNLCISCSCISIHWARDVHFLFILANSGVNPFVYAWRLDNFRRAFVKLLTACCGKCRGRAGTQKESRDHNSASGSSKLEMGDSEAKGRQRLNSFLVVLPPETSEL